The following coding sequences lie in one Heliangelus exortis chromosome 8, bHelExo1.hap1, whole genome shotgun sequence genomic window:
- the LOC139799044 gene encoding skin secretory protein xP2-like yields MPRGARRCAPRDPALTPRRRPTEGGPPAPAAPSAVACREGHAAAASPAPPPRPRQRGAAPAGAWLLPADPGRPRGMQPVATGHHVAAPVEKGPQYRTAAPAGHPERRQSRGGRWGRHSGAPIRAAQQATEFSGCSGDDPAAPGTGLGDEGTKHRGRATYRGSGAPPPACCLRAPRENPLRSPPTARRLRSAPSASASAAAAARDRAPRAPPPARPHRGRAPRPPRRQPNPAQPNPAQPSPLHRRRAATCRPRAHLGWVPATALGPAARRGGTPGRTPSFRSAARRPPQLYCAPRSPPSRPAAGGQSPPRPGVGGDGRGRARPRPGAGRALALRCRKGPAWLPEDPAPPRRSPAGAGAAAPGPLGEDRGPAVPRRGGPCPCPVPALAGRIAVPLGCRSDPGRKRVVARSARREADGSPPTRGSPRPWQRRVYPQHKTMGKVGDAFSREGILKAAGAVPPAGAAAMLTSLS; encoded by the exons ATGCCCCGCGGCGCTCGGCGCTGCGCCCCGCGGGACCCGGCACTCACCCCCCGCCGCCGACCCACCGAAGGCGGACCTCCCGCCCCGGCTGCCCCCAGCGCCGTAGCTTGCCGGGAAGGTCACGCCGCGGCGGCGAGCCCCGCGCCCCCGCCTCGCCCCCGGCAGCGCGGCGCAGCGCCGGCAGGTGCCTGGCTGCTCCCCGCCGACCCGGGGAGGCCCCGCGGGATGCAGCCGGTGGCCACCGGGCACCATGTGGCGGCCCCGGTGGAGAAGGGACCCCAGTACCGCACGGCGGCCCCCGCGGGGCACCCGGAGCGGCGGCAGAGCCGAGGCGGGCGGTGGGGCCGGCACTCGGGGGCGCCGATCCGCGCGGCTCAACAGGCGACGGAGTtttcaggctgctcaggagACGATCCCGCCGCGCCGGGAACAGGTCTCGGAGATGAGGGGACAAAGCACCGCGGCCGAGCCACTTACCGGGGCTCCGGAGCTCCGCCGCCCGCATGCTGCCTCCGAGCGCCGCGAGAGAAcccgctccgctccccgccGACCGCCCGGCGGCTCCGCTCCGCTCCTTCAGCTTCAGCctcagccgccgccgccgcgcggGACCGCGCTCCGCGCGCGCCCCCGCCAGCCCGCCCCCACCGGGGCCGCGCACcgcgcccgccccgccgccagcccaacccagcccagcccaacccAGCCCAACCCAGCCCGCTCCACCGCCGCCGCGCCGCCACCTGCCGCCCCCGGGCTCACCTGGGCTGGGTCCCGGCTACCGCGCTCGGCCCCGCAGCAAGGCGCGGCGGTACTCCCGGCCGAACCCCCAGTTTCCGTTCCGCTGCAAGGCGGCCTCCGCAGCTCTACTGCGCGCCTCGCAGCCCGCCGAGTCGGCCCGCTGCCGGCGGGCAGAGCCCGCCCCGGCCAGGTGTGGGCGGGGACGGGCGGGGGAGGGCGCGGCCGCggcccggggcggggcgggcgctCGCTCTGCGCTGCCGGAAGGGCCCGGCCTGGCTGCCGGAGGaccccgctccgccccgccgctcccccgcCGGTGCGGGGGCAGCCGCCCCAGGGCCCCTGGGAGAGGATCGGGGCCCCGCCGTGCCTCGGAGGGGAGGCCCTTGCCCCTGCCCGGTCCCTGCCCTCGCGGGTCGGATCGCTGTGCCGCTGGGGTGTCGGTCAGACCCCGGGAGGAAACGGGTAGTGGCAAGGAGCGCCCGTCGGGAGGCAGACGGGAGCCCACCCACCCGCGGGTCTCCCCGGCCGTGGCAGCGGCGG GTTTATCCACAGCACAAGACCATGGGGAAGGTGGGAGATGCCTTCTCCAGAGAAGGAATTCTcaaagctgctggagctgttCCCCCAGCTGGTGCAGCAGCCATGTTGACAAGCTTAAG